In a single window of the Falco rusticolus isolate bFalRus1 chromosome 11, bFalRus1.pri, whole genome shotgun sequence genome:
- the ELOVL1 gene encoding elongation of very long chain fatty acids protein 1 — MEGIVTMYQDFMKKADPRIADYPLMQSPFLVMGILLAYVYFVLSLGPRLMANRKPLNLKKFMVLYNFFLVGLSLYIVYEFLMAGWLTGYTWRCDPVDFSQDPKALRMVSVAWLFVFSKFIELTDTVIFVLRKKNEQVTFLHLFHHSVLPWSWWWGAKFGPGGMGSFHAMINSMVHVVMYFYYGLSAAGPAFQKYLWWKKHITAIQLAQFVIVSVHISQYYFMPSCQYQFPIFIHLIWIYGTIFFILFSNFWYQSYTKGKRLPRVAQQAAQHNGSSIHENGTVTNGKVKAN; from the exons ACCCCCGCATTGCTGATTATCCACTGATGCAGTCCCCGTTCCTTGTGATGGGCATCCTTCTGGCATATGTCTACTTTGTACTGTCCTTGGGTCCCCGGCTAATGGCCAACAGGAAGCCTTTAAACCTGAAAAAGTTCATGGTCCTGTACAACTTCTTTCTGGTGGGGCTGTCACTCTACATAGTCTATGAG TTCCTGATGGCAGGGTGGCTTACTGGGTACACGTGGCGATGTGACCCTGTGGACTTCTCGCAGGACCCCAAGGCCCTCAGG ATGGTCAGTGTTGCTTGGCTCTTTGTCTTCTCCAAGTTCATCGAACTGACTGACACG GTGATCTTTGTCCTGCGGAAGAAGAATGAACAGGTCACATTCCTGCACCTCTTCCACCACTCTGTTCTGCCTTGGAGCTGGTGGTGGGGAGCAAAATTTGGTCCAG GGGGAATGGGTTCATTCCATGCCATGATCAATTCCATGGTGCATGTTGTCATGTACTTCTACTATGGGCTCTcagcagcaggacctgcctttcagaAGTACCTGTGGTGGAAGAAGCACATCACAGCCATCCAGCTG GCACAGTTTGTGATTGTCTCCGTCCACATCTCCCAGTATTACTTCATGCCCAGCTGCCAGTACCAGTTCCCCATCTTCATCCATCTCATCTGGATTTATGGGACCatcttcttcatcctcttctcCAACTTTTGGTACCAGTCCTACACCAAGGGCAAACGGTTGCCCAGGGTGGCTCAGCAAGCAGCCCAGCACAACGGTAGCAGCATTCATGAGAACGGCACTGTCACCAATGGCAAGGTCAAAGCCAACTAG